In one window of Methanoculleus chikugoensis DNA:
- a CDS encoding SWIM zinc finger family protein, protein MRGLWQKMEQDRALTPEFRACIERVYGERGRKALEAVDAGQVKRYLDFFVVVGRSSEYIVEGDFCTCSDFLFRGRECWHILAVRIAERTGLYESYDLWYQDTWKV, encoded by the coding sequence ATGAGGGGTCTCTGGCAGAAGATGGAGCAGGACCGGGCGCTGACGCCGGAGTTCCGCGCCTGCATCGAGCGTGTCTACGGCGAGCGAGGGAGAAAGGCGCTCGAGGCCGTCGATGCAGGGCAGGTGAAGCGTTACCTCGACTTCTTCGTCGTGGTGGGCCGGAGCAGCGAGTACATCGTCGAGGGGGACTTCTGCACCTGCAGCGACTTCCTCTTCCGGGGGCGCGAATGCTGGCACATCCTTGCGGTGCGTATCGCCGAGAGGACGGGATTATATGAATCCTACGACCTCTGGTATCAGGATACATGGAAAGTATGA